One genomic region from Cetobacterium sp. 8H encodes:
- a CDS encoding zinc-binding dehydrogenase, with the protein MKKGCKFGTHRVIEPIGSLPQGALKISNDMEIMSNEVLINVQTLNIDSASFTQIKEACNRDEKKMAEMIEGIVAERGKMQNPVTGSGGMLIGTIEKIGPDFPDKTLKVGDKIATLVSLSLTPLKINEIKKINISNDQVDVDAKAVLFESGIYAVLPKDIPEKLALAALDVAGAPAQVEKLVKEGDTVCIIGGGGKSGILCCYQAMKNVGKTGKVIVFEYSESNAQRIRDLGLAHVVLVGDATKPVEIYNKINEITNGELCDVVINNVNVPGTEMSSILITKDDGVVYFFSMATSFTKAALGAEGVGKDVTMIVGNGYTKGHANLTLEIIRESKDIRELFEKLYV; encoded by the coding sequence ATGAAAAAAGGTTGTAAATTCGGAACACATAGAGTAATAGAACCAATAGGATCACTTCCACAAGGAGCATTAAAAATATCTAATGATATGGAGATCATGTCAAATGAAGTTCTAATTAATGTTCAGACTTTAAATATTGATTCAGCTAGTTTTACACAAATAAAGGAAGCGTGTAACAGAGACGAGAAAAAAATGGCAGAAATGATAGAAGGGATAGTTGCAGAAAGAGGAAAAATGCAAAACCCTGTGACAGGTTCAGGAGGAATGTTGATTGGAACAATTGAAAAAATTGGACCTGATTTCCCAGACAAAACATTAAAAGTAGGGGATAAAATAGCGACACTAGTGTCATTATCATTGACGCCTTTAAAGATAAATGAGATTAAAAAAATTAACATATCAAATGACCAGGTTGATGTAGATGCAAAAGCGGTTTTATTTGAAAGTGGAATATATGCAGTTTTACCAAAAGATATTCCTGAAAAATTAGCACTTGCAGCGTTAGATGTAGCAGGAGCTCCTGCACAAGTTGAAAAACTAGTAAAAGAAGGAGATACAGTTTGTATAATTGGTGGAGGAGGAAAGTCAGGAATCCTTTGCTGCTATCAAGCTATGAAGAATGTTGGAAAAACAGGAAAAGTTATTGTATTTGAATATTCAGAATCTAATGCTCAAAGAATAAGAGATTTAGGATTAGCTCATGTTGTTTTAGTAGGAGATGCAACTAAACCAGTAGAAATATATAATAAAATAAATGAAATTACAAATGGAGAGCTTTGTGATGTTGTAATAAATAACGTTAATGTTCCTGGAACAGAAATGTCGTCAATATTAATTACAAAAGATGATGGAGTAGTTTATTTCTTCTCAATGGCAACATCATTTACAAAAGCTGCATTAGGTGCGGAAGGCGTAGGAAAAGATGTTACTATGATCGTTGGAAATGGATATACAAAAGGTCATGCTAACCTAACTTTAGAGATTATTAGAGAATCAAAAGATATTAGAGAGTTATTTGAAAAATTATACGTGTAA
- the ablA gene encoding lysine 2,3-aminomutase, producing the protein MINLREKFNVTDEKWNDWKWQVSNRIETLEQLESLMALTEQEREGIKKSLETIRMGITPYYLSIMNPEDPKCPVRMQAVPSINELHRSAADQLDPLHEDGDSPVPGLTHRYPDRVLLLVTDMCSMYCRHCTRRRFAGQTDQAVPMDRIEKAIEYIRNTPQVRDVLLSGGDPLLLSDDKLEYIISKLREIPHVEIVRLGSRTPVVMPQRITPELCNMLKKYHPIWLNTHFNHSKEITPEAIKACNMLADAGVPLGNQSVLLRGINDCVHVMKTLVHDLVKMRVRPYYIYQCDLSMGIEHFRTPVSKGIEIIEGLRGHTSGYAVPTFVVDAPGGGGKTPVMPNYIISQSPEKVILRNFEGVITTYTQPTNYVNSCECGVCTGEEKKKQIGVAGLISGCEETLEPRQLDRKKRNAH; encoded by the coding sequence ATGATAAATTTGAGAGAAAAATTTAATGTAACGGATGAGAAGTGGAATGACTGGAAGTGGCAAGTATCTAATAGAATAGAGACATTAGAGCAATTAGAAAGTTTAATGGCTTTAACTGAACAAGAAAGAGAGGGTATTAAAAAATCACTTGAAACTATAAGAATGGGTATTACACCATACTATTTAAGTATTATGAATCCTGAAGATCCAAAATGCCCTGTTAGAATGCAAGCAGTACCATCTATAAATGAATTACATAGATCGGCAGCAGATCAACTTGATCCATTACATGAAGATGGAGATTCACCAGTTCCAGGACTAACTCATAGATATCCAGATAGAGTACTTTTACTAGTTACGGATATGTGTTCAATGTATTGTAGACACTGTACAAGAAGAAGATTTGCAGGACAAACAGATCAAGCAGTTCCTATGGATAGAATTGAAAAAGCAATAGAGTATATTAGAAATACTCCACAAGTAAGAGATGTACTTTTATCAGGAGGAGATCCATTACTTTTATCAGACGACAAATTAGAATATATCATTAGTAAATTAAGAGAAATACCTCATGTAGAAATTGTAAGACTAGGGTCAAGAACTCCTGTAGTTATGCCTCAAAGAATTACACCAGAACTTTGTAATATGTTAAAAAAATATCACCCAATCTGGTTAAATACTCACTTTAACCATTCTAAAGAGATTACACCAGAAGCAATAAAAGCTTGTAATATGTTAGCAGATGCAGGAGTACCTTTAGGAAATCAGTCAGTTTTATTAAGAGGAATAAATGATTGTGTACATGTTATGAAAACATTAGTGCATGATTTAGTGAAAATGAGAGTAAGACCTTACTATATTTATCAATGTGACTTATCTATGGGAATTGAGCATTTTAGAACTCCTGTATCTAAGGGAATTGAAATAATAGAAGGATTAAGAGGTCATACATCAGGATATGCAGTACCTACATTTGTTGTAGATGCCCCTGGTGGAGGAGGAAAAACTCCAGTAATGCCTAACTACATTATATCTCAGTCACCAGAAAAAGTTATTTTAAGAAATTTTGAAGGAGTTATCACAACTTATACTCAACCTACAAATTATGTAAACTCTTGTGAATGTGGTGTTTGTACAGGGGAAGAAAAAAAGAAACAGATTGGAGTAGCTGGATTAATTAGTGGGTGTGAAGAAACTTTAGAGCCAAGACAATTGGATAGAAAGAAAAGAAACGCACACTAA
- a CDS encoding DNA mismatch repair protein MutS — MFKKIGFDYIVETLDIISKLGKKTLREIEFSKDRIFLEREYSNLEKTIKLLENNPKLYSVLKRKLSSLKDISFTIERLSNGYLLDDVELFEIKIFSMISQEIYEILGEEYKFLAPQNLEKVIDILDPDKNRIASFHIYSSYSIELSEVRKMIKDTKDETLYETEVRLEDDVRKVISRKLLNYNQILKSSVRKLGYLDFVLAKANQVLKMGLTKPSFTEKTKIKGMFNPKVLKGLEQKNREYQKIDLSLYNGVTIITGANMSGKTLTLKTLGLVQKMAQMGFYVPAESAELLIVDEVCVLIGDLQSLEEGLSSFAAEMLEVDSIIKKIKKGIRPLVLIDELARTTNPQEGRALLRGVINILKNNLIESVITTHYDQVGSGVVKIRVAGIKKSEIDESVTFKNIEDYIDYSLIEVEDENVPEEALTIAKLLKIDEEIISESYKYL, encoded by the coding sequence ATGTTTAAAAAAATAGGATTTGATTACATAGTTGAAACCTTAGATATTATAAGCAAATTAGGAAAAAAAACGCTTAGAGAGATTGAATTTTCAAAAGATAGGATATTTTTAGAAAGAGAATATTCAAATTTAGAAAAAACTATAAAGCTATTAGAAAATAATCCAAAATTATACAGCGTTTTAAAGAGAAAATTATCATCTTTAAAAGATATTAGCTTTACAATAGAAAGATTATCTAATGGTTATCTATTAGATGATGTTGAACTTTTTGAAATTAAAATTTTTTCCATGATCTCCCAAGAGATATATGAAATTTTAGGTGAGGAATATAAATTTTTGGCCCCACAAAATTTGGAAAAAGTAATAGATATATTGGATCCAGATAAAAATAGAATAGCTAGTTTTCATATATATAGCTCCTACTCCATAGAACTATCTGAGGTTAGAAAGATGATAAAAGATACCAAAGATGAAACATTATATGAAACTGAGGTGCGGTTGGAAGATGATGTAAGAAAAGTTATTAGTAGGAAGTTATTAAATTATAATCAAATTTTGAAAAGTTCTGTAAGAAAATTAGGATATTTAGATTTTGTGCTTGCTAAAGCAAATCAAGTTTTAAAAATGGGTTTAACAAAACCTAGTTTTACTGAAAAAACAAAGATTAAAGGAATGTTCAATCCAAAGGTATTAAAAGGACTTGAGCAAAAAAATAGAGAATATCAAAAGATAGATCTATCTCTATATAATGGTGTTACTATAATTACAGGAGCAAATATGTCTGGAAAAACACTGACTTTAAAAACGCTTGGATTAGTTCAAAAGATGGCTCAAATGGGATTTTATGTTCCTGCAGAATCAGCTGAACTATTGATAGTTGATGAGGTTTGTGTACTTATAGGAGATTTGCAATCTTTAGAAGAAGGATTATCATCTTTTGCTGCTGAAATGTTAGAGGTGGACAGCATTATAAAAAAGATAAAAAAAGGAATACGACCTCTTGTTTTAATAGATGAACTTGCCAGAACGACAAATCCACAGGAGGGAAGAGCTCTTTTAAGAGGAGTAATAAATATTCTTAAAAACAATCTGATAGAATCTGTTATAACAACTCACTATGATCAGGTAGGAAGTGGTGTTGTTAAAATAAGAGTTGCTGGAATAAAAAAATCAGAAATAGATGAGAGCGTTACATTTAAAAATATAGAGGATTATATTGATTACTCTTTAATTGAAGTAGAGGATGAAAATGTTCCTGAAGAAGCATTAACAATAGCAAAATTATTGAAAATAGATGAAGAGATTATAAGTGAGTCATATAAGTATTTATAA
- a CDS encoding lysine 5,6-aminomutase subunit alpha has translation MFKSKLGLDFNKVDKARNLAKNIALDVQKFVDSYTTVAVERTICRLLEIDGVNVDEVPLPNVLVDHLKDKGVLSEGVMYFIGNAMLETGLTPQEIAEKVASGELDLTKIKQHSKEEVQKKIEVIADKVVNRIKTNRDQRDKYLATIGEGPKPYLYVIVATGNIYEDVIQAQAAARQGADIIAVIRTTGQSLLDYVPYGATTEGFGGTFATQENFRIMRKALDEVGEEVGRYIRLCNYCSGLCMPEIAAMGALERLDVMLNDALYGILFRDINMQRTLVDQFFSRVINGFAGVIINTGEDNYLTTADAVENAHTVLASDLINEQLAFMAGLPEEQMGLGHAFEIDPELENGFLLELAQAQMTREIFPNAPLKYMPPTKFMTGNVFKGHIQDALFNQVAIMTGQGLQLLGMMTEAIHTPFMSDRYLAIENARYIFNNMRDFGSEIEFKADGIIQNRAKEVLDKSVNLLDKMVEDGLFNSLEKGTFADIKRSRTGGKGLAGVVEKGSNYMNLFIPKMLGGCK, from the coding sequence ATGTTTAAAAGTAAGTTGGGGTTAGATTTTAATAAGGTTGACAAGGCTAGAAATTTAGCTAAAAATATAGCGTTAGATGTTCAAAAATTTGTAGATTCATATACAACAGTAGCTGTTGAAAGAACTATTTGCAGATTGTTAGAGATAGATGGAGTAAATGTTGATGAAGTTCCTTTACCAAACGTTCTTGTAGATCATCTTAAAGATAAAGGAGTTTTATCTGAAGGAGTTATGTATTTTATAGGAAATGCAATGCTGGAAACAGGTTTAACACCTCAAGAAATAGCTGAAAAAGTTGCATCAGGAGAGTTAGACTTAACAAAAATTAAACAGCATTCCAAAGAAGAGGTACAAAAGAAAATAGAAGTTATAGCAGATAAAGTTGTAAATAGAATAAAAACAAATAGAGATCAAAGAGATAAGTATTTAGCAACAATAGGAGAGGGACCAAAACCATATTTATATGTAATAGTTGCTACAGGAAATATATATGAAGATGTTATTCAAGCTCAAGCAGCAGCAAGACAAGGTGCAGATATAATAGCGGTAATCAGAACAACAGGACAAAGTTTACTAGACTATGTTCCTTACGGGGCAACAACAGAAGGATTTGGAGGAACTTTTGCCACTCAAGAGAATTTTAGAATTATGAGAAAAGCTCTTGATGAAGTTGGAGAAGAAGTTGGAAGATATATAAGATTATGTAACTATTGTTCGGGACTTTGTATGCCAGAAATAGCAGCAATGGGCGCATTGGAAAGATTAGATGTAATGTTAAATGATGCACTTTATGGTATATTATTTAGAGATATAAATATGCAAAGAACTCTTGTAGATCAATTCTTCTCAAGAGTAATAAACGGATTTGCGGGTGTTATTATAAATACAGGTGAAGATAACTATTTAACAACTGCAGATGCTGTTGAAAATGCTCATACAGTACTAGCATCAGATTTAATCAATGAACAGTTAGCATTTATGGCGGGTCTTCCAGAAGAGCAGATGGGACTTGGGCATGCATTTGAAATTGATCCAGAATTAGAAAATGGATTTTTACTAGAGCTAGCTCAAGCACAAATGACAAGAGAGATTTTCCCAAATGCACCACTAAAATATATGCCACCAACAAAGTTTATGACTGGAAATGTTTTTAAAGGGCATATACAAGATGCACTATTTAATCAAGTTGCTATTATGACAGGGCAAGGGTTACAACTTCTAGGAATGATGACAGAAGCTATTCATACTCCATTTATGTCAGATAGATATTTAGCTATTGAGAATGCAAGATATATTTTTAATAATATGAGAGATTTTGGATCGGAAATAGAATTTAAAGCCGATGGTATAATTCAAAATAGAGCTAAAGAAGTTTTAGATAAATCTGTAAATTTACTTGATAAAATGGTTGAAGATGGATTGTTCAATTCTTTAGAGAAAGGAACTTTTGCAGATATAAAAAGAAGTAGAACAGGTGGAAAAGGTTTAGCTGGAGTAGTTGAAAAAGGATCGAACTATATGAACCTATTTATTCCAAAAATGTTAGGAGGGTGTAAATAA
- a CDS encoding OAM dimerization domain-containing protein gives MSGGLYSMEGRDFDTTLDLKAVKPYGDTMNDGKTHLSFTLPVPAGAEGVEAAKQLMKKMGFENPQVSYYKELTKGFTFFNCYGSCTHTVDYETIYVPKVESTTWSMEETDKFIKEHIGRKIVILGASTGTDAHTVGIDAVMNMKGYAGHYGLERYEMVEALNMGSQVLNEDFIAKALEINADVLLVSQTVTQKDVHIKNLVELIEMLEAEGLRDKMLVICGGARITHELAKELGYDAGFGTGTYADDVASYAVQELERRLKK, from the coding sequence ATGAGCGGTGGATTATATTCAATGGAAGGAAGAGATTTTGATACAACACTTGATTTGAAAGCTGTTAAACCGTATGGAGATACAATGAATGATGGGAAGACTCATCTATCATTTACACTACCTGTACCAGCTGGAGCAGAGGGTGTAGAAGCAGCAAAACAACTTATGAAAAAGATGGGATTTGAAAATCCTCAAGTATCATATTATAAAGAGTTGACAAAAGGATTTACATTTTTTAACTGCTATGGTAGTTGCACACATACAGTAGATTATGAAACAATATATGTTCCTAAAGTAGAATCTACAACTTGGTCTATGGAAGAAACTGATAAATTTATAAAAGAACATATTGGAAGAAAAATTGTAATATTAGGTGCTAGTACTGGAACTGATGCTCATACAGTTGGAATAGACGCTGTTATGAATATGAAGGGATATGCGGGGCACTATGGACTAGAAAGATATGAGATGGTAGAGGCTCTAAATATGGGAAGTCAGGTATTGAACGAAGATTTTATAGCGAAAGCTTTAGAAATAAATGCAGATGTACTACTGGTTTCGCAGACTGTTACTCAAAAAGATGTTCATATTAAAAACTTAGTTGAACTAATTGAGATGTTAGAAGCTGAAGGATTAAGAGATAAGATGTTAGTAATCTGTGGTGGAGCTAGAATTACTCATGAGCTTGCTAAAGAACTTGGTTATGATGCTGGATTCGGAACAGGAACGTATGCGGATGATGTAGCTTCATATGCAGTTCAAGAATTAGAAAGAAGATTAAAAAAATAA
- a CDS encoding PhzF family phenazine biosynthesis protein gives MEYVVDVFTHKTKGGNKAGVIFNKEEIPLSECQKIATRLNLSETVFIKKIDSNIFELNFFTPKCEIEFCGHASLAAFYILKKLKMIGEGKYIARLKFIELSVIVEKNKIFLEQDDIILSDVIDKNSILESLRLKNDELDKKMDIRIAYSGLRDILIPVRDRNILNNLKINFKKIEEISKVNNVVGYHVYCIENDKIYCRNFAPLYGIEEEPATGSSNGALFGYLYINSIIKEVQPIAYQGENYGQISKVLGKIEQKENNKIKVYIGSEF, from the coding sequence ATGGAATATGTAGTAGATGTATTTACACATAAAACAAAGGGTGGAAATAAAGCAGGAGTTATTTTTAATAAAGAAGAGATACCACTTTCTGAATGTCAGAAAATAGCGACAAGACTAAATTTATCAGAAACAGTTTTTATTAAAAAAATAGATTCTAATATATTTGAACTTAATTTTTTTACTCCAAAATGCGAGATAGAATTTTGTGGACATGCTTCTTTAGCAGCTTTTTATATATTAAAAAAACTAAAAATGATAGGAGAAGGGAAATATATAGCGCGTTTAAAGTTTATAGAATTGAGTGTAATTGTTGAAAAAAATAAAATATTTTTAGAGCAAGATGATATTATCCTATCTGATGTTATAGATAAAAACAGTATACTAGAGTCTTTAAGATTAAAAAATGATGAATTAGATAAAAAAATGGATATAAGAATAGCATATAGTGGTTTAAGAGATATACTTATTCCTGTAAGAGATAGAAATATTCTTAATAATTTAAAAATAAATTTTAAAAAGATAGAGGAAATATCAAAAGTCAATAATGTTGTAGGATATCATGTTTACTGTATAGAAAATGATAAAATATATTGTAGAAATTTTGCACCACTTTATGGAATAGAAGAAGAGCCAGCAACAGGAAGTTCAAATGGTGCACTTTTTGGATATTTATATATAAACTCTATCATAAAAGAAGTTCAGCCCATAGCATATCAGGGTGAAAACTATGGGCAAATATCTAAAGTGTTAGGTAAGATAGAGCAGAAAGAAAATAATAAAATAAAAGTATACATAGGAAGTGAATTTTAG
- a CDS encoding amino acid ABC transporter ATP-binding protein — protein MAIKIRNLNKNFGENSIFKNLNLDILQGEIVSIIGPSGKGKSTFLRCLIGLEKIDSGSIICDRNKMGMVFQNFNLFPHKTVLENIIEPLIVVDKIDKEKAKEKAFSLLKKVGLEDKWNTFPKYLSGGQKQRVAIARALAKDPEILLFDEPTSALDPFMTQEVLSVIEDLKASQGITMIIVSHEMDFVNKISTRIIEF, from the coding sequence ATGGCTATAAAAATTAGAAATTTAAATAAAAATTTTGGTGAAAATTCTATCTTTAAAAATTTAAACTTAGATATACTTCAAGGGGAAATAGTTTCTATTATAGGTCCTTCTGGAAAAGGTAAATCTACTTTTTTACGTTGTCTTATTGGTCTTGAAAAAATCGATTCTGGCTCTATTATCTGTGATCGAAATAAAATGGGAATGGTTTTTCAAAATTTCAACCTATTTCCACATAAAACAGTTTTAGAAAATATTATTGAACCTCTAATAGTTGTAGATAAGATAGATAAAGAGAAAGCTAAAGAAAAAGCCTTTTCTCTTTTAAAAAAAGTAGGTTTAGAAGATAAATGGAATACTTTTCCTAAATATCTATCTGGTGGACAAAAACAACGTGTTGCTATAGCAAGAGCTCTTGCTAAAGACCCTGAAATCCTGTTATTTGACGAACCTACATCTGCCCTAGATCCTTTCATGACCCAAGAGGTTCTATCTGTAATTGAGGACCTTAAAGCTTCACAAGGCATAACTATGATTATAGTTAGTCACGAAATGGATTTTGTTAACAAAATTTCTACTAGGATTATTGAATTCTAA
- a CDS encoding amino acid ABC transporter permease, with product MENNLLYILQGLGLSLKLYFFTLILALPLGILLSLGRVSKYNILNFSIQFYTWVFRGTPLLLQLFFVYYGLPIVGITLEPFNAALITFTINYSAYISEIFRGSILGIDVGQYEAAQVLGYNYWQTMKKIILPQSLITALPALSNEAIALIKDTSLVSAIGMAEILRNSKEIVTRDFTISPFIICALIYLGISTIIILALKYIEKKVMI from the coding sequence ATGGAAAACAATCTGCTTTATATCTTACAAGGTCTAGGTTTATCGCTTAAACTTTATTTTTTTACACTTATTTTAGCTCTTCCTTTAGGTATTCTTTTATCTCTTGGAAGAGTCTCAAAATATAATATTTTAAATTTTAGTATCCAATTTTACACATGGGTTTTTAGAGGGACACCATTACTTCTTCAACTCTTCTTTGTTTACTATGGTCTTCCTATAGTCGGTATCACTTTAGAGCCCTTTAACGCTGCTCTTATAACATTTACTATCAATTACTCAGCATATATATCTGAAATATTCCGTGGTAGCATTTTAGGGATAGATGTAGGTCAATATGAAGCTGCACAGGTTTTAGGATATAACTATTGGCAAACCATGAAAAAGATAATCCTTCCTCAAAGTTTAATAACTGCATTACCTGCTCTTTCAAATGAAGCGATTGCTCTTATAAAAGATACATCTTTAGTTTCTGCAATTGGAATGGCAGAAATTTTAAGAAACTCTAAAGAGATTGTAACTAGAGATTTTACTATCTCCCCTTTTATAATTTGTGCTCTTATATATCTAGGGATATCTACTATTATAATTCTTGCTTTAAAATATATTGAAAAAAAGGTGATGATATAA
- a CDS encoding amino acid ABC transporter substrate-binding protein: MKKLLTIVIFLFTLFSLSFAKDKSFTDILEKGELVIGLDDTFAPMGFRDKQGNIVGFDIDLAKEVTKRMGVKPIFKACEWDGIIFDLRSKKIDLIWNGLTITESRQKQIGFSKPYFNDDQIIITRSNNITKLNDLSNKKIGVQMGSTSYFALENSQISKSIGEVKKYPTNVEALLDLEAGRTDAVVVDAVVGKYYISKKDGFLILNETLAKENVGVGLRKNDIALKDELDKALASIIEDGTFDSIYKKWFGNN; encoded by the coding sequence ATGAAAAAATTATTAACAATTGTTATTTTTCTATTTACTTTATTTTCTTTATCTTTCGCAAAAGATAAATCTTTTACTGACATCTTAGAAAAAGGTGAACTCGTTATTGGGCTTGATGATACTTTTGCTCCTATGGGGTTTCGTGATAAACAAGGAAATATAGTAGGATTTGATATTGATTTAGCTAAAGAAGTAACTAAAAGAATGGGGGTTAAACCTATATTTAAAGCTTGTGAATGGGACGGAATTATTTTTGATTTAAGAAGTAAAAAAATTGATCTTATCTGGAATGGATTAACAATTACTGAAAGTCGTCAAAAACAAATAGGATTTTCTAAACCATATTTTAATGATGATCAAATTATTATCACTAGAAGTAATAACATAACTAAACTAAATGATTTAAGTAATAAAAAAATAGGAGTTCAAATGGGAAGTACTTCTTACTTTGCATTAGAGAATTCACAAATATCTAAATCAATTGGCGAAGTTAAAAAATATCCTACAAATGTTGAAGCTCTTTTAGATTTAGAAGCAGGACGAACAGATGCAGTTGTTGTAGATGCAGTTGTTGGAAAATACTATATCTCAAAAAAAGATGGATTTCTAATTTTAAATGAAACTCTAGCTAAAGAAAACGTTGGAGTTGGATTAAGAAAAAATGATATTGCTCTTAAGGATGAACTAGACAAAGCTCTTGCTTCTATAATAGAAGATGGTACTTTCGATTCCATCTATAAAAAATGGTTCGGAAATAATTAA
- a CDS encoding DUF4402 domain-containing protein: MKKNILFLFTLFAMTTFANEISSGNSEANMNVTATVIQPLTVISNGDLNFGKVLPGAPSAGAFSSFSIEGHPDSNVKISFSGINRAGNYSYYSDLKSTSTDDTLLLAFNCSPTGGGYLPTNPSITLDSSGKYTLNVSANVQSRPDQTPAKYTGTIKLRAIYE; this comes from the coding sequence ATGAAAAAAAATATATTATTTTTATTTACTCTTTTTGCAATGACAACATTTGCAAATGAGATTTCTAGTGGAAATTCTGAAGCGAATATGAACGTTACTGCTACAGTTATTCAGCCATTAACTGTAATATCTAATGGTGATCTTAATTTTGGAAAAGTTCTTCCAGGAGCTCCTAGTGCTGGAGCCTTTTCAAGTTTTTCAATAGAGGGGCATCCAGATTCAAATGTAAAAATTTCTTTCTCTGGTATTAACCGTGCAGGAAATTATTCTTATTATTCTGATTTAAAATCTACGTCAACTGATGACACTCTACTTTTAGCATTTAACTGTAGTCCTACTGGTGGTGGGTATTTACCTACTAATCCATCTATAACACTTGATTCTAGTGGAAAATACACTTTAAATGTTTCTGCAAATGTTCAGTCACGTCCAGATCAAACTCCAGCTAAATATACTGGTACAATTAAACTTAGAGCAATATACGAATAA